A stretch of DNA from Syntrophales bacterium:
CAGTCTCTTAAAAAGTCTCAAAATCTGTCATTTGTCATGCTGAACTTGTTTCAGCATCTAAACATTTCAATAAGTTAGAGACCCTGAATGATCCTGAAACAAGTTCAGGACATGATTTTGGGTGACAAAAAAAGACTTTTTACGAAAGCATCAATTTTCAAACGATATTGAGTTCCTTGTGTTTGTTTAATATTTTATCTGCCAATCCGTCCAATGCCTTGAAATCCTCTTCTTTTGGAAATCCTTTCACAACAACTGGGTCAAGTATTTCTACCTTTAAATTCGGGATCATTCCCGCAATTTGTTCCACCATTTTGCCGCCCCACCCGTAGGAGCCGATAATTGATGCGAATTTCACTTTTGGCCTCAGGGCATTGGCAAGATAAACCGCATAAACAACATTCGGATGCGGACCGACCAGAACTGTAGGCGAGCCGATTACAACTGTAGCGGCATCTACTAAGGACATCGCCAGCTGACCAATGTCGGTTTGAGCTAAATTGAACTGCTTTACCGTGATGCCCCTTTCAATCAGGGCCTCCACAAAATAGCCGACCATCTTTCGTGTGCTGCCATGCATCGAAATATAGGGGATAACCACTTCATTCTTGACATCGTCGGAAGTCCAGTCACGATAGGCTTCGACAATAAAGGCCGGCTTGTCATATACCGGGCCGTGACTTGGCGCGATGATCTCTATCTCGAGACTTTTTATCTTTTCCAGGTTTTTCCTGATAATTGTCCTGAATGGCATCATTATCTCGGCATAGTATCTCTTGGCCGCTTCATAGACCCTTCCTTCATCAGTGACAAACAGATTACTTGTTGCCAGATGGGAACCGAAGAAATCGCAGGAAAAGAGGATATTTTCTTCCCTTAAATACGTTACCATCGTCTCCGGCCAGTGCACCCATGGCGAATGAATGAACTCCAGCGTCTTTTCTCCTAATGATAACGTCTCCCCATCCTCAACCGTTAAGAACTTATTCTCAGGGATCAGGAGGAGTGCCATGAGCAAGTCTTTACATTTTGGTGTGCAGACAACTTGAGCATCGGGATACAAATCGAGCACCTGCGGTAATGATCCGGAGTGGTCCTGCTCGGCGTGATTGGCAACGATGTAGTCTATATGTTCAATCCCGAGCTGGCTGAGATTTTTTGACAGCACGCCCGCCATAGTCGGATTCACCGTATCTATCAGCACCGTTTTTTCTCCGCCTTTTATTAAATAGGCGTTATAGCTTGTGCCGTCGGGAAGCGGGATGAGTTCATCAAATAACCTTCTATCCCAATCAATTGCCCCGACAGAGTAAATGTTCTGTTTTAATTGTCGTGGAACACTCATTTTTCAAGACCCCCTTCTATTTTCTTTCGGTCTTACTTAGCCTTAAACCTCAAATCCCCGGCAAGTTTTTTGATTTTATCCAGATCCTTGGTCATAGCTGCCCATCCATACCAGTAAGCATAATCCGGATTGGCATGAAACACCCCCTGATAAGTCCTCATCCGGTGTTTCATGTACATATCGAAGAGTACCTGATCGATATAACCTCCGGTTTTATAGAAGTGAAGAAAATCGGGATAAGCATAGGAGTAATGTGCCGGTTTTTTCAAAATACCGTCTTTGTAAAGATCAGCCACGATCTTTATCCCTTCAGCCATTAAGCGGTCTGCCTTTCTGATCATCTGGTCGCCTTTTTCAAGTTCTCCCCTGGCATATTTTTCAGAATGGCACTTTTTGCAGGTCTTAATCATCTTCTCCCGCTCGGCTTTCCAGTCCTCTTCGGTCAGCCGCACCATATCGACCGCTTTAACGGCATCCAGCCGGGCGGTTGGTTTCCCCTCCGGATCCAATACCCCCAACGCCTTCAGGATTGTGGTCTGGTCCTCCGCCCATTGTTTGTCCTTGGGCAGAGGGAGCCGTACCGCCAAGAAGCCCCAGGCCACTTTATTGGTATGGGTCCCGTTGGGGAGGTGACAGAACTGACAGGTAGGAGCAGCCGCGTCTTTGGGCAATCTGCCTATCTCCTTCATCGCATACCTCACCCCGTGTTTGGAGCTTTCATACATCTCCCACTGAGGATGGTCGAACCCCATGTGGCATGTCTGGCACGCTTTGGGGTCCTGTGCCTCTTTCTTAGAGAAGGTATGCCGTGTATGGCATTCATCGCACGAATTGGTCCGGTAACTATAGCCTTTTTCACGCAACTCCTTTTTCTGGGCATCCGACTTTATTCCCATATTGTGGCATCCGCCGCACCCCTTCCCCCCTTCCATCAGTTCGTCAGGTTCCATGTGGGTAACGGGAATGGCATTCAAGGAGGTCCACCCGAAATTGTGTTTTCCTTTGGAGAATTGACCAAACTGTTCCGGATGACATTCGGAACAGGTGACCTCGGTAGGCATCACGGCCAGATGGACGGTCTTTTTGCCTTTGTGTTCGGAGCCATGGCAGACAGGACAGGCCACATCGTTATTACTATGTTCACTGGCTTGCCAATCCTTGACGAGCAGAGGTGTTACTATACGATGGCAGTTAATACAGACTTTTCCATCTTCTGCTGAAGCAATGCCTGCCATAAATAGCAGCGTCATCAGGGAGGCGAAAAAAAAGACAGAAAATCTCTTCATACCCAACCTCCTTTCTTGTTAAGCCACCCTTTCAAAATCATCTTTGCTCACACTACAGACGGGGCATACCCAATCATCAGGGATCTCCTCGAAGGGCGTTCCGGGAGCGATCCCACCATCGGGATCTCCCTTTTCAGGATCATAAACATATCCGCAAACTGAACACTCATATTTCGGCAGACTTTCCATCTTTTTCTCCTCCTCGATATAAGTTGGGGCAGTTTTGGGGGTCGTGCCCCCTTTTATCTGGTGATAATAGGCGTATGTCATCGGCTCGCCCTCTTTAATTACCTCAGCCGCCACTACCTCGCCTATAAACAGGGTGTGTGTACTCAGCTCCAGTCGGTCGATTACCTTTGCCTCTAAGTAAGCCAGTGTATCATCTAAAATTATAGGGACGTTTGTTTCACCCATCTTGTAATTAATGTTACCGAATTTATCTATGTCACGACCGGATTTGAATCCAAAATTGCCTATCAGATTTAGCGGGGCGTCCTGAGCGAGGATTGAAACACCGAAGACCCCGCTGTCAGAGATGTATTCATGGGTTAGATTTTGTTTGTTGATGCAGATTGCAATGGTGGGGGGGGAGGAAGTTACTTGAAAGGCAGCATCTACTGTCTGTCCGTTAATCTTGTCTTCTTTACGTGAAGTAACAATGTAAAGACCGTAGCTTATATTTCGAAAAGCTTTGCTATTCATGTCGTTCTCCTTTCGAGTGCTTAATTTTTCCTTCAACTACTCTGAGCAGGAACTAAGGGCATACGGTCTCAGCCCTTCAATTGAGTGTCCGGCAAACTTTTCTTTCAGATTCATATAATATTATAGCGATTCTAAGTCAAAAATAAAGTAAAAAATCATGCTGGTTAATAACCGGCATGAGTCCTTGTACTAAAAAGCGGTAAGTTAAGCATTACTGACCGGCAGCGCACCCGCAAGCCCCGCCTCGTAGGCGGGGTAAGGGGCGCAATATAAAACAAACTCCTGAACCCAATGGATGTGACTTCAATAAGAAGAAATGTCCGGAAATATGGTTGATGCTGGCTGATATTGTTAAAAAGTATACAAATATGGCTTTGATTCTTTCCCTGAATTTAGTATAAGGGCAAATTACTGAAAATGTGCTGAATATGAAATAATCGCAGGGTTTGTTTTTCCTGCTGCTATTAAGGTGAAGTATGGTCTACCGAGACTTACAGGTGTTTTTAGAAGATTTGGAAAGGACGGGTGAACTCCTGCGTATCAGAGAGCCGGTAAGCCCATATCTTGAAATCACGGAGATTACGGACAGGGTGTGTAAGCAATATGGCCCAGCGCTTCTATTTGAAAATGTGACGGGTTGCGACATGCCTGTTGTGACCAATGCCTTCGGTTCCTTTAAGCGAACATGTATGGCCCTGGGCGTAGATAATCTGAATGAATTGGGAAGCCAGATTCTGGACTTCCTGGAGGTAGAAACCCCCGACAGCCTGATAAAGAAGTTAAAGCTCATACCCAAATTAAAGCGGCTGAGCA
This window harbors:
- a CDS encoding rubredoxin; amino-acid sequence: MPKYECSVCGYVYDPEKGDPDGGIAPGTPFEEIPDDWVCPVCSVSKDDFERVA
- a CDS encoding FprA family A-type flavoprotein, which translates into the protein MSVPRQLKQNIYSVGAIDWDRRLFDELIPLPDGTSYNAYLIKGGEKTVLIDTVNPTMAGVLSKNLSQLGIEHIDYIVANHAEQDHSGSLPQVLDLYPDAQVVCTPKCKDLLMALLLIPENKFLTVEDGETLSLGEKTLEFIHSPWVHWPETMVTYLREENILFSCDFFGSHLATSNLFVTDEGRVYEAAKRYYAEIMMPFRTIIRKNLEKIKSLEIEIIAPSHGPVYDKPAFIVEAYRDWTSDDVKNEVVIPYISMHGSTRKMVGYFVEALIERGITVKQFNLAQTDIGQLAMSLVDAATVVIGSPTVLVGPHPNVVYAVYLANALRPKVKFASIIGSYGWGGKMVEQIAGMIPNLKVEILDPVVVKGFPKEEDFKALDGLADKILNKHKELNIV
- a CDS encoding multiheme c-type cytochrome produces the protein MKRFSVFFFASLMTLLFMAGIASAEDGKVCINCHRIVTPLLVKDWQASEHSNNDVACPVCHGSEHKGKKTVHLAVMPTEVTCSECHPEQFGQFSKGKHNFGWTSLNAIPVTHMEPDELMEGGKGCGGCHNMGIKSDAQKKELREKGYSYRTNSCDECHTRHTFSKKEAQDPKACQTCHMGFDHPQWEMYESSKHGVRYAMKEIGRLPKDAAAPTCQFCHLPNGTHTNKVAWGFLAVRLPLPKDKQWAEDQTTILKALGVLDPEGKPTARLDAVKAVDMVRLTEEDWKAEREKMIKTCKKCHSEKYARGELEKGDQMIRKADRLMAEGIKIVADLYKDGILKKPAHYSYAYPDFLHFYKTGGYIDQVLFDMYMKHRMRTYQGVFHANPDYAYWYGWAAMTKDLDKIKKLAGDLRFKAK